A single region of the Paraburkholderia sp. SOS3 genome encodes:
- a CDS encoding AraC family transcriptional regulator, giving the protein MDTDAVDRRHREAFRVDGMLVQFGAGGPGDSVVRNWSLGPLGLMLLEVGNLSLMPDSTYTERFVYLAVILSGGVTIEANGQKHIRGADSVVLIDLDVPHVQRFDQSSEAIVLRIPRKVLADRGGFRERRLGLLTPDMTEPDVRAVCETVELIGRQSGHTSIELRRRQGEHLLDILSAIIDDPYGLASRRSSNATLLRAKRFISQNIGNVDLSVKLVATAVGASEAHLHRLFRADGHSLMRYVLCHRLELAAELLTHMSERRLHIKEIAYRCGFLNAAHFSRAFRQRFGVSPRVAATFGVKVERKFEDDPAN; this is encoded by the coding sequence ATGGACACGGACGCTGTCGATCGCCGGCATCGGGAAGCGTTTCGCGTCGACGGCATGCTGGTCCAATTCGGAGCCGGCGGGCCCGGCGATTCCGTCGTGCGCAACTGGAGCCTCGGTCCGCTCGGCTTGATGCTGCTCGAAGTCGGCAATCTGTCGCTGATGCCTGATTCGACCTATACCGAACGATTCGTTTATCTGGCCGTGATCTTGTCCGGCGGGGTCACAATCGAAGCAAACGGACAAAAGCACATCCGCGGTGCCGACAGCGTGGTGCTGATCGATCTGGACGTGCCGCATGTCCAGCGCTTCGATCAGTCCTCCGAGGCCATCGTGCTCAGAATTCCGCGCAAGGTGCTCGCGGATCGCGGCGGTTTTCGCGAGCGGCGGCTCGGGTTGCTGACGCCGGATATGACGGAGCCGGACGTGCGCGCGGTGTGCGAAACCGTCGAACTGATCGGCCGGCAAAGCGGGCATACGAGTATCGAGTTGCGTCGCCGGCAAGGCGAGCATCTGCTCGACATATTAAGCGCGATCATCGACGATCCTTACGGGCTCGCGAGCCGGCGCAGCAGCAATGCGACGCTGCTGCGCGCCAAGCGGTTTATCTCGCAGAACATCGGCAATGTCGATCTCAGCGTCAAACTCGTTGCCACTGCGGTTGGAGCTTCGGAAGCACATCTGCATCGCCTGTTTCGCGCGGACGGCCACTCGCTGATGCGCTACGTGCTGTGTCACCGGCTCGAACTTGCCGCTGAATTACTGACCCATATGAGCGAACGCCGCTTGCATATCAAGGAGATCGCGTATCGATGCGGCTTTTTGAATGCTGCTCATTTTAGCCGCGCATTCAGGCAACGCTTCGGCGTTTCGCCAAGAGTCGCGGCGACGTTCGGCGTGAAGGTCGAACGCAAGTTCGAAGACGATCCGGCTAACTGA
- a CDS encoding FmdB family zinc ribbon protein, translating into MPIYDYHCSECGPFRMMRPMAQSGAPTVCPACGRVSNRTITAPFLADMAPHNRIASQRNEKSAHAPRVMSRSEFDLHDSDPYGSHSHLHSHVEHAPGAKTLPGEGSWVRSRHRSMVGH; encoded by the coding sequence ATGCCCATCTACGATTACCACTGCTCCGAGTGCGGACCGTTCCGCATGATGCGTCCCATGGCGCAGTCCGGCGCGCCGACGGTGTGCCCTGCATGCGGCCGCGTGTCGAACAGAACGATCACGGCGCCGTTCCTCGCCGATATGGCGCCGCATAACCGCATTGCGAGCCAGCGCAACGAGAAGAGTGCGCATGCGCCGCGTGTGATGTCGCGCAGCGAATTCGATCTGCACGACAGCGATCCGTATGGCAGCCATAGCCACCTGCACAGCCATGTCGAACATGCGCCCGGCGCGAAGACTTTGCCTGGCGAAGGCTCATGGGTTCGGTCGCGTCATCGCAGCATGGTCGGGCATTGA
- a CDS encoding PQQ-dependent sugar dehydrogenase — protein sequence MNKLALKGSLLVAVAALVSGCNDHAQYDDQHQYGANPPMPAERNFLAPPMQVPKFVGWKDGQAPKVAEGLKIEKIASGLVHPRQVYTLPNGDILVAESNSPNEEPVTTPKQLIAGLIESRSGKKAKGANRISLLRERNDGSGQWDKYVFIDNLHSPFGMQLVGDTLYVADTDAILKFPYKTGETHIAQRGVELTDLPDTINHHWTKALLASPDGKKLFVGVGSNSNVGENGLDVEYRRANVLEVDIATGGSRIYAAGIRNPTGLQWEPKTGQLWAVANERDEIGADLVPDYLTSVQENAFYGWPYSYYGQHVDPRAQPQRPDLVAKAIKPDYAIGSHVAPLGLLFYTGDNLPAQYRGGAFIGEHGSWDRSPLSGYQVAYVAFDNGKPVGDPKPVVTGFASGDQKQLHGAPVGLAQGKDGALIIADDVGNAVWRVTKAGS from the coding sequence ATGAATAAGCTCGCTTTGAAGGGCTCGCTTTTGGTCGCTGTCGCGGCGCTCGTCAGTGGATGCAACGACCACGCGCAGTATGACGACCAGCATCAGTACGGCGCCAATCCGCCGATGCCGGCGGAGCGGAATTTTCTGGCGCCGCCGATGCAGGTGCCGAAGTTCGTCGGCTGGAAAGACGGCCAGGCGCCGAAAGTGGCCGAGGGCCTGAAGATCGAGAAGATCGCCTCGGGGCTTGTGCATCCGCGCCAGGTTTATACGCTGCCGAACGGCGATATTCTCGTTGCGGAATCGAACAGCCCGAATGAAGAGCCCGTGACCACGCCCAAGCAACTGATCGCAGGGCTTATCGAAAGCCGCTCGGGCAAAAAGGCCAAGGGTGCGAATCGCATTTCGTTGTTGCGCGAGCGCAATGACGGCAGCGGGCAGTGGGACAAATACGTGTTCATCGACAATCTGCATTCGCCGTTCGGTATGCAGCTTGTCGGCGATACGCTTTACGTCGCGGATACTGACGCTATCCTGAAGTTTCCGTACAAGACCGGCGAGACACATATTGCGCAGCGCGGCGTCGAGCTGACCGATCTTCCCGATACGATCAATCACCACTGGACCAAGGCGCTGCTTGCGAGTCCCGATGGCAAGAAGCTCTTTGTCGGCGTCGGCTCGAACAGCAATGTCGGCGAAAACGGTCTCGACGTCGAATACCGGCGCGCAAACGTGCTCGAAGTGGATATCGCGACCGGGGGCAGCCGTATCTATGCAGCAGGTATCCGCAATCCGACCGGTCTGCAATGGGAACCGAAGACAGGGCAGTTGTGGGCCGTCGCCAACGAACGCGATGAAATCGGCGCGGACCTCGTTCCCGACTATCTGACGTCCGTGCAGGAGAACGCCTTTTATGGCTGGCCGTATAGCTACTACGGTCAGCACGTCGATCCGCGCGCGCAACCTCAGCGCCCGGACCTCGTGGCGAAGGCAATCAAGCCCGATTATGCGATCGGCTCGCACGTCGCACCGCTCGGACTGCTGTTCTATACGGGCGACAATCTGCCGGCCCAATATCGCGGCGGCGCGTTCATCGGCGAGCACGGCAGTTGGGACCGCTCGCCGTTAAGCGGATATCAGGTCGCTTATGTCGCGTTCGATAACGGCAAACCCGTCGGCGATCCGAAGCCTGTCGTCACGGGCTTCGCGTCCGGTGACCAGAAGCAGTTGCATGGTGCGCCGGTCGGGCTCGCGCAAGGCAAGGACGGTGCGCTGATCATTGCCGATGACGTCGGCAACGCAGTCTGGCGCGTGACGAAAGCAGGCAGCTAG
- a CDS encoding amidase family protein has translation MSELWRLSATELARLVRNREVSAREAARDALERLDAVNPRINAVVAHRPESVYEQADRVDRAIARGEDPGPLAGVTVTTKINVDQAGFATTNGTRLQENLVAGFNSPVVDNLVRAGAVLLGRTNSPTFALRWFTSNQIHGRTYNPRNRSLTPGGSSGGAAAAVTAGIGHLALGTDIGGSVRYPAYACGVHGIRPGIGRVPAFNASSPERPIGAQLMSSAGPIARTVDDLRVALIAMSAPDLRDPWSMPVPFDGPQAPLTAALCLRPGGMAIAKEVEDALLDAGRRLADAGWTVEQIDDTPLIREAGEVQERLWLGDGYPALVDAVARDGDPGARAVVEGVRATVEAMPADALTRSLVRRTTLTRAWRQFLAQYPVLLLPVSGELPFADDLDMQGDASFQRVWEAQLTMRALPAMGLPGLVVSTGMAGAVPVGVQIVAGHFREDLCLLAGKAIEARGAPASPVDPAE, from the coding sequence ATGTCTGAACTCTGGCGTCTATCGGCAACCGAACTCGCACGGCTTGTCCGCAACCGCGAAGTATCCGCGCGTGAAGCCGCGCGGGATGCGCTCGAGCGGCTCGATGCGGTAAATCCGCGTATCAATGCGGTGGTTGCGCACCGTCCCGAATCGGTCTACGAACAGGCAGATCGCGTCGATCGGGCGATTGCGCGCGGCGAAGATCCGGGTCCGCTCGCGGGCGTCACGGTCACGACCAAGATCAACGTCGATCAGGCGGGCTTCGCGACGACGAACGGCACACGTCTGCAGGAAAACCTGGTGGCCGGGTTCAACAGCCCCGTCGTCGATAACCTCGTGCGCGCGGGCGCTGTGCTGCTTGGCCGGACGAACTCGCCCACGTTCGCGCTGCGCTGGTTCACGAGCAATCAGATCCACGGTCGTACATACAATCCGCGCAACCGGTCGCTGACGCCGGGCGGGTCGAGCGGCGGCGCCGCGGCGGCAGTGACGGCCGGGATCGGGCATCTCGCGCTCGGCACGGACATCGGCGGGTCGGTTCGCTATCCCGCGTATGCGTGCGGCGTGCATGGCATCAGGCCCGGCATCGGCCGCGTGCCGGCTTTCAATGCGTCGTCGCCGGAGCGGCCGATCGGCGCGCAACTGATGTCGAGTGCGGGGCCGATCGCGCGTACGGTGGACGATCTGCGCGTTGCGTTGATCGCGATGTCGGCGCCCGATCTGCGCGACCCGTGGTCGATGCCGGTTCCGTTCGACGGCCCGCAGGCACCGCTCACGGCCGCGCTTTGTCTGCGGCCCGGGGGCATGGCCATCGCAAAGGAAGTGGAAGACGCGTTGCTCGATGCCGGGCGGCGTCTTGCCGATGCCGGATGGACGGTCGAGCAGATCGACGACACGCCGCTGATTCGCGAGGCAGGCGAAGTGCAGGAACGTCTGTGGCTCGGCGATGGCTATCCCGCACTGGTCGACGCCGTTGCGCGCGACGGCGACCCTGGCGCGCGTGCCGTGGTCGAAGGCGTGCGCGCGACGGTCGAGGCAATGCCCGCCGATGCGCTCACGCGTTCGCTCGTGCGGCGCACGACATTGACGCGCGCGTGGCGTCAGTTCCTCGCGCAATACCCGGTGCTGTTGCTGCCGGTATCGGGCGAACTGCCGTTTGCCGACGACCTCGACATGCAGGGCGACGCGAGCTTTCAGCGCGTCTGGGAAGCGCAACTGACAATGCGCGCGCTGCCGGCGATGGGTTTGCCGGGGCTCGTCGTGTCGACCGGCATGGCCGGCGCGGTGCCGGTCGGCGTGCAGATCGTCGCCGGGCATTTTCGCGAGGATTTGTGCCTGCTCGCAGGAAAGGCGATCGAGGCGCGCGGCGCGCCCGCTTCGCCGGTTGATCCGGCCGAATAG
- a CDS encoding DUF2231 domain-containing protein, with protein sequence MSTITPTYRSRFATALFDLLNPIPYGLFVGALIFDVTYATTRNVFWGKGAAWLVTVALFFAIIPRLINLCHVWFAPSRFPATGIEKLDFWLNLLGIIAAIVNAFVHSRDAYAMVPLNVILSIVTVALLSIGHIAIAVDKAGFKEVVHE encoded by the coding sequence ATGAGTACGATCACACCCACTTACCGTTCGAGGTTCGCCACGGCGCTCTTCGATCTACTGAACCCCATTCCGTATGGCCTCTTTGTCGGCGCACTGATATTCGACGTCACCTATGCGACCACCCGCAATGTGTTCTGGGGCAAAGGCGCCGCGTGGCTCGTCACGGTCGCTTTGTTCTTCGCGATCATTCCGCGCCTCATCAATCTTTGTCATGTGTGGTTCGCGCCGTCCCGCTTTCCGGCTACCGGCATCGAGAAGCTCGACTTCTGGTTGAACCTGCTCGGCATTATCGCGGCTATCGTCAATGCCTTCGTGCATAGCCGCGATGCGTACGCAATGGTTCCGCTCAATGTGATTCTGTCGATCGTCACAGTCGCATTGCTAAGCATTGGGCACATTGCAATCGCAGTCGATAAAGCGGGTTTCAAGGAGGTGGTGCATGAATAA
- a CDS encoding multidrug effflux MFS transporter, whose protein sequence is MKDDTPASHPSHRASSARSKNSQRFLIFLTCLFTSAGQLAIDIYVPALPAMARYFQTSPQAIQSSVSGFMAAYAFGQLVFGPVADAYGRKRVLAFGLIVYTIGCLLSLAAPNLETFVLARCLQGFGIAATNLLAKAITTDSFSGEALMHAFTYLSIAWGLAPIIAPVIGAHLQTWFGWHSCLVFLLVYSLLMWAVWWRYEETLPVPVHLEMRTLMVNARKVLSSPVFQSCFLAQGICYSILLVFNIVGPFMVQNTLHKPPTYFGYLALGIGMAYFIGGLSNRIHGPRLPTAEQRLRIGARVMAGTSVVMLLLALTVGLRVWTLAIPVLVMGVCAGAMYPTLMAKGNSLFPHIAGLTAAILGCALLLVSAAMMGLAGFVSVHVLTPLALFFVILAFTVVAMVTKLLRHLAQLQDQGAGRRGGEAA, encoded by the coding sequence ATGAAAGACGACACCCCAGCCAGTCATCCCTCTCACCGTGCCTCTTCCGCGCGTTCAAAGAACTCGCAGCGCTTCCTGATCTTTCTGACCTGCCTGTTTACCTCGGCGGGCCAGCTTGCAATCGATATCTACGTGCCTGCACTGCCGGCGATGGCGCGCTACTTCCAGACCTCGCCGCAGGCGATCCAGTCGAGCGTGTCCGGCTTCATGGCGGCCTACGCATTCGGGCAACTGGTGTTCGGCCCCGTCGCCGACGCATATGGGCGCAAGCGGGTGCTGGCGTTCGGGCTGATCGTCTACACGATCGGCTGTCTGCTTTCGCTCGCCGCACCGAATCTCGAAACGTTCGTGCTTGCGCGATGCTTGCAGGGCTTCGGCATCGCCGCGACGAACCTGCTCGCAAAGGCGATCACCACCGACTCGTTCTCGGGCGAGGCGCTCATGCACGCGTTCACGTATCTCTCGATCGCCTGGGGGCTGGCGCCAATTATCGCGCCGGTGATCGGCGCGCATCTGCAGACATGGTTCGGCTGGCATTCGTGCCTTGTTTTCCTGCTCGTTTATTCGCTCCTCATGTGGGCGGTGTGGTGGCGCTACGAGGAAACCTTGCCGGTGCCGGTTCATCTCGAGATGCGCACGCTTATGGTCAACGCGCGCAAGGTGCTGTCGAGCCCGGTTTTTCAGAGCTGCTTTCTTGCGCAGGGCATCTGCTACAGCATCCTGCTCGTTTTCAATATCGTCGGGCCGTTCATGGTGCAGAACACGCTGCATAAGCCGCCGACGTATTTCGGCTACCTCGCGCTTGGTATCGGCATGGCGTACTTTATCGGCGGTCTGTCCAATCGTATTCACGGTCCGCGTCTGCCGACCGCCGAGCAGCGCTTGCGCATCGGCGCGCGCGTCATGGCGGGCACGTCGGTCGTCATGTTGCTGCTTGCGTTGACGGTCGGGCTGCGCGTCTGGACACTCGCTATACCGGTTCTCGTGATGGGCGTGTGCGCCGGCGCGATGTATCCGACGCTGATGGCCAAAGGCAATTCGCTGTTTCCGCATATCGCGGGTCTGACGGCTGCGATTCTCGGCTGCGCGCTGCTGCTCGTGTCGGCCGCGATGATGGGCCTTGCCGGTTTCGTCTCCGTGCATGTGCTGACGCCGCTCGCGCTGTTCTTCGTGATTCTCGCTTTCACGGTCGTCGCAATGGTGACGAAGCTGCTGCGGCATCTCGCGCAGTTGCAGGACCAGGGCGCCGGGCGGCGCGGCGGCGAAGCGGCTTGA